In one window of Helianthus annuus cultivar XRQ/B chromosome 17, HanXRQr2.0-SUNRISE, whole genome shotgun sequence DNA:
- the LOC110923753 gene encoding uncharacterized protein LOC110923753, whose protein sequence is MEKALARYGVTHRISTAYHPQTSGQVENANRGVKRILEKTVGKSRKDWSEKLDDALWAFRTAYKTPLGTTPFMIVYGKACHLPVELEHRALWALKTVNLDLTEAARRRFFQIHELEALRDAAYERSWSIKEKTKALHDRRLRGLKEFKVGDKVLLFNSRLKLIAGKLKSRWSGPYVVKEVFPYGTVELYDEVEKGVWKVNGHRLKHYLGGPIDTTEEEEIPLEDPPTFTNQ, encoded by the coding sequence ATGGAAAAGGCACTTGCACGCTACGGTGTCACTCACCGTATTTCTACCGCATACCACCCGCAAACTAGTGGCCAAGTAGAGAATGCTAACCGAGGGGTGAAGAGAatcttagagaaaacggtaggaaaaagtagaaaggattggtcggaaAAGCTTGACGACGCTTTGTGGGCTTTCCGCACCGCCTATAAGACACCGTTAGGAACAACACCCTTTATGATTGTGTATGGCAAAGCTTGCCATCTTCCGGTAGAGTTAGAGCATAGAGCTTTGTGGGCATTGAAAACCGTTAATCTTGACCTTACCGAGGCCGCTAGAAGGAGATTTTTCCAGATTCATGAGTTGGAAGCCTTGAGGGATGCCGCCTATGAACGATCTTGGAGTATCAAGGAAAAAACTAAGGCGTTGCATGATAGGAGGTTGCGAGGCTTGAAAGAGTTTAAGGTAGGTGATAAGGTGCTCCTATTCAATTCGAGGTTGAAATTGATAGCAGGGAAGCTAAAATCGAGATGGAGTGGACCGTATGTGGTGAAAGAAGTGTTTCCATACGGCACGGTTGAATTATACGACGAAGTCGAAAAAGGAGTATGGAAGGTAAACGGTCATAGATTGAAACATTACTTGGGAGGTCCCATTGATACCACCGAAGAGGAAGAAATTCCTCTAGAGGACCCACCCACCTTCACCAACCAGTGA